The window CTATGCCGACCTGCTGTATGTGGATGCCAGGGATACTTCCAGGGTCATCAGGTATTGGCAGTCGGGAGGGTATAGTTCCCAGAAATTCTTCTATGGCTGGATGCCGCCCCATCCTACTTTCTTCGTCCGTCGCGAGTTATACGAGCAGTACGGGGTGTTCAATACCAGTTTCCGTTCGGCTGCGGACTATGAGCTGATGCTGCGGTTTCTGGTGAAATATGATGTTCCGGCAACATATTTGCCCGAAGTGACCGTTAAAATGCGCACCGGTGGCATGAGCAATGCTTCCCTGACCAACCGCTGGCGGGCCAACCGCGAGGACAGGCGGGCCTGGGACGTGAATGGGCTCACACCTTATTTTTTTACCATATTTTTGAAACCTTTTAGGAAAATATCGCAGTTCCTTATCAAATATTGAATATGTCCAAAGTTGCATTAGTTACCGGTATCACCGGCCAGGATGGCGCCTATCTCGCCGAGTTGCTGTTGTCGAAGGGTTATATGGTGCATGGCATCAAACGCCGCTCCTCGCTCTTCAATACCGACCGTATTGACCATTTGTACCAGGATCCCCATGAAAAGAATGTTCGGCTGAAATTGCATTATGGTGACCTGACCGATAGCACCAACCTGATCCGTATCATCCAGGAAACCCAGCCGGATGAGATCTATAACCTGGCAGCCATGAGCCATGTACATGTGAGCTTCGAGACCCCTGAATATACCGCCAATGCCGATGGTATTGGTACCCTGCGGATCCTGGAAGCCGTGAGGCTGCTGGGCCTGACCCATAAGACCAAGGTCTACCAGGCTTCTACCTCAGAGCTTTACGGCCTGGTGCAGGAAGTGCCCCAGAGTGAGCGCACTCCCTTCTATCCCCGTTCCCCCTATGCCGTAGCCAAAATGTATGCGTACTGGATCACGGTGAATTACCGTGAGGCCTACAATATGTTCGCGGTGAACGGTATCCTGTTCAACCACGAATCCCCCCTCCGCGGTGAGACTTTCGTGACCCGCAAGATCACCCGTGGCGTGGCCAAGATCGCCCTGGGACTGCAGGACAAGATCTACCTGGGTAACCTGAATGCGCAGCGCGACTGGGGTCATGCCAAGGATTATGTAGAGGCCATGTGGCTGATCTTGCAACAGGAAAAGCCCGAGGATTTCGTGATCGCTACCGGCGTGACCACCCCGGTAAGGGAATTCGTTCGGATGGCCTTTGCAGAAGTGGGTATCGAAGTAGCATTCAAAGGCGAGAACGAGCAGGAAGTAGGTGTGGTGGTAAGCTGCAGCAACCCTGATTTCCAGCTGGAGACCGGCAAGGAAGTGATAGCGGTAGATCCAAAATATTTCCGTCCTACCGAAGTGGACCTGCTGATCGGTGACCCTACTAAGGCACAGACCCAACTGGGCTGGAAACCCAAGTACGACCTGCCTGCATTGGTGAAAGAAATGGTTGCCGCTGATGTGGATAGCTTCCGTAAGGAAAAGCTCCTGAAAGAAAGCGGGTATTACGTTAAGAATCAGTACGAGTAAGGTTTTTATTTGCCACTAAGGCACGAAGTCACTAAGGTTTCACAAAGGGCTTAAAGCCTTCGTGTTCTTTCGTGTCTTTGAGCCTTGGTGGCCCAAACAATATGTAATGGAAAAGAGTGCAAGAATATACATCGCCGGGCACCGCGGAATGGTTGGTTCGGCTATTCATCGCAAACTGTTAAGCGAAGGATTCACCAACATCATCACCCGCACCTCATCGGAGCTGGACCTTCGCAACCAGCAGGCCGTGAAGGATTTCTTCGCTGCCGAAAAACCCGACTACGTTTTCCTGGCTGCGGCCAAGGTGGGCGGTATCCTCGCCAATAACACCTATCGCGGGGAATTCCTCTATGATAACCTGATGATCCAGAACAATATCATCCATTCCGCTTATGAGAATGGGGTGAAGAAACTCCTGTTCCTGGGATCCTCCTGTATCTATCCCAAGCTGGCGCCCCAGCCTTTGAAGGAAGAATACCTGCTGACCGGTGAACTGGAGCCCACCAATGAGCCCTATGCCATCGCCAAGATCGCGGGGATCAAACTCTGTGATGCCTACCGTTCCCAGTACGGTTGCGATTTCATTTCGGTGATGCCGACCAATTTGTATGGCCCGAACGATAACTACGACCTCAATAAATCCCATGTATTGCCTGCATTGATCCGGAAATTCCACGAGGCGAAGAAGAACAATGCCCCCAGCGTGGTGATGTGGGGTACGGGTACCCCCCGCCGTGAGTTCCTGCATGCAGACGACCTGGCGGATGCCTGCTACTTCTTGATGCAGCATTATAGCGAACCCGGTCTGGTGAATATTGGTGTTGGGGATGATATTCCCATCAAGGACCTGGCCCTGCTGGTGAAAAAGATCGTGGGCTATGAAGGGGAGATCGAGCATGACCTTAGCAAGCCTGATGGTACGCCCCGCAAACTGATGGATGTGAGCAAACTTCATTCACTTGGCTGGAAACACCGGATCTCACTGGAAGAAGGGATCAGGGCTGTGTATGAAGAGGTGAAAGGAAAATTATAATATAAACAGATCATTGATCGATAAATGAAAAAAGGAGCTCATGCTCCTTTTTTCATTTTCAGCCAACTGTTATGATCCAGGTGGA is drawn from Flavihumibacter rivuli and contains these coding sequences:
- a CDS encoding glycosyltransferase family 2 protein, whose protein sequence is MYPRISIITATYNSARTLKDTLDSVAAQSWPDIEHIIVDGASSDDTLAIARSYPHVSKIHSGKDNGIYDAMNKGISMATGDIIGILNSDDLYTNDQVLAKVARLFQDPKVQAVYADLLYVDARDTSRVIRYWQSGGYSSQKFFYGWMPPHPTFFVRRELYEQYGVFNTSFRSAADYELMLRFLVKYDVPATYLPEVTVKMRTGGMSNASLTNRWRANREDRRAWDVNGLTPYFFTIFLKPFRKISQFLIKY
- the gmd gene encoding GDP-mannose 4,6-dehydratase, which produces MSKVALVTGITGQDGAYLAELLLSKGYMVHGIKRRSSLFNTDRIDHLYQDPHEKNVRLKLHYGDLTDSTNLIRIIQETQPDEIYNLAAMSHVHVSFETPEYTANADGIGTLRILEAVRLLGLTHKTKVYQASTSELYGLVQEVPQSERTPFYPRSPYAVAKMYAYWITVNYREAYNMFAVNGILFNHESPLRGETFVTRKITRGVAKIALGLQDKIYLGNLNAQRDWGHAKDYVEAMWLILQQEKPEDFVIATGVTTPVREFVRMAFAEVGIEVAFKGENEQEVGVVVSCSNPDFQLETGKEVIAVDPKYFRPTEVDLLIGDPTKAQTQLGWKPKYDLPALVKEMVAADVDSFRKEKLLKESGYYVKNQYE
- the fcl gene encoding GDP-L-fucose synthase, with the translated sequence MEKSARIYIAGHRGMVGSAIHRKLLSEGFTNIITRTSSELDLRNQQAVKDFFAAEKPDYVFLAAAKVGGILANNTYRGEFLYDNLMIQNNIIHSAYENGVKKLLFLGSSCIYPKLAPQPLKEEYLLTGELEPTNEPYAIAKIAGIKLCDAYRSQYGCDFISVMPTNLYGPNDNYDLNKSHVLPALIRKFHEAKKNNAPSVVMWGTGTPRREFLHADDLADACYFLMQHYSEPGLVNIGVGDDIPIKDLALLVKKIVGYEGEIEHDLSKPDGTPRKLMDVSKLHSLGWKHRISLEEGIRAVYEEVKGKL